One Candidatus Palauibacter soopunensis genomic window, CGTGTTTCGCGCCGACCACTCCCCGGGACTCGACATCGTCAAGCGCACGGTCGGGCTGCCCGGCGACACGCTTCGCATGGATGGCGGCATCCTTTATCGAAACGGAGTCGCCATCGATGAGCCCTACGTACGGCGGAATCCACGGATCCCCGACTCTTTCGACCCGAAGATGTTGTGGCAGGCGGACTACCTGTTGCCGGAGCTGTCCCGCGACACGTACCGACCGACGCGCGACAACTGGGGTCCAATCACCGTTCCCGAGGCGCGGTACTTCATGATGGGAGACAACCGGGACGACAGCTTCGACTCGCGATCGTGGGGCTTCGTGGAACGCCGCAAGATGCAGGGAACGCCGCTATTCCTATACTACTCGTACGACCGTGAAGCCCTGAAGCCGTTTCGCTTCCTGACGGCGATGAGACCGGGGAGAATCGGGCCTCCGCCACGCTAGCCTATTCGCGCTTCCTCTCAGGGCGACGCCAGAAGTGCTCGCCTGACCGCGTTGGGCTCGATGATGCGTTCCGGACCTCACGTGGGGTCACCGGCGTGTGCACGATGGCGGGGCCCTCGCCCTTCGCATGAGCCAAGGCTTCGTTCAGCGACTGGATCAGGTCTTCTCCGAACGTACTCATTTATCCCAGGGGTTCCGGTACGGGGCGTCCCAACTCGCGTGCCCGGTCGATCCAGAACTGCATCGCATCCTTGATGTTCCTCAAGGCGCTCTCGTGATCGTCACCGTGCGCCATGCACCCGGGCAACTCGGGCGCCTCGGCGACGACAGCCTGATCTTCGTTGCTCCAATAGAGAATGATCTCGTGCCCGCAGGTTCCACTTAGATGCAGAGGTCTGCATGCACC contains:
- the lepB gene encoding signal peptidase I; amino-acid sequence: MKRRRRPTKKPKNPPRPPRFSRAWFLDWGRTAVLVTLFLILSRTFLMATFVIDSGSMEETLLVGDFVLVNKVSLGAPIPFTNSNFPGYAQPEHGDIIVFRADHSPGLDIVKRTVGLPGDTLRMDGGILYRNGVAIDEPYVRRNPRIPDSFDPKMLWQADYLLPELSRDTYRPTRDNWGPITVPEARYFMMGDNRDDSFDSRSWGFVERRKMQGTPLFLYYSYDREALKPFRFLTAMRPGRIGPPPR
- a CDS encoding type II toxin-antitoxin system HicB family antitoxin, with the protein product MHLSGTCGHEIILYWSNEDQAVVAEAPELPGCMAHGDDHESALRNIKDAMQFWIDRARELGRPVPEPLG